A portion of the Marinobacter alexandrii genome contains these proteins:
- a CDS encoding T9SS type A sorting domain-containing protein yields the protein MKIILTFLFGCFISLYSFSQTGPKLVRYNPSDYDVSLQIVKADVGGPEYYKDLGYGDSSRGEEESSTCGEYIYFILELKNVGKHTVYGIPIGGDYFLNGSKVQKLNLLDVRGSDKLKYAFFSDRNIIYDGTDKRRKIDLKEWELPLSKDKNVRIRGGLAQGNSFYLMVQAPFKPTKATYLLPTNDDDYKINGEKYLNTYTFYVAGSLYKYVGETDRNGRPLEPDEFEKVPDQISNNSYPEATYWAVCKYGGFFGTLEGGYLREESDYHIYSSKLQKSQFAESSIKKMYPNPVKSGQPEYVVLDSEIEYPDQLVVEVSNPITSEWRQVDGKYESGRIQLDTSGFKSGTYYVRISYPGKEVQIHRLIVK from the coding sequence ATGAAAATAATTTTAACATTTCTTTTTGGGTGCTTTATCTCTTTATACTCTTTCAGCCAGACTGGACCTAAGCTCGTGAGATATAATCCCTCAGATTATGACGTATCTCTTCAAATCGTAAAAGCAGATGTGGGTGGGCCTGAATATTATAAAGATTTGGGTTATGGCGATTCTAGCAGAGGTGAGGAAGAGTCATCTACATGTGGAGAATACATCTATTTTATTCTAGAACTCAAAAATGTTGGCAAACATACCGTTTATGGAATTCCTATTGGAGGGGACTATTTTCTCAATGGTTCAAAAGTGCAAAAGCTTAATCTTTTAGATGTTCGAGGAAGTGACAAACTCAAATATGCATTTTTTAGTGATAGAAATATCATTTACGATGGCACTGATAAACGACGGAAGATAGACCTAAAGGAGTGGGAGCTGCCTTTATCGAAGGACAAAAATGTAAGAATACGTGGAGGGCTTGCTCAAGGAAATTCTTTTTACCTGATGGTTCAAGCTCCCTTCAAGCCAACTAAAGCGACATACCTATTGCCAACTAACGACGATGATTATAAGATTAATGGTGAAAAATACCTTAATACGTACACTTTTTATGTAGCCGGAAGCCTATATAAATATGTAGGTGAAACCGATCGAAATGGGCGTCCATTAGAACCTGACGAATTTGAAAAAGTGCCCGACCAAATTTCCAATAATAGCTATCCTGAAGCAACCTATTGGGCTGTATGTAAATATGGAGGTTTTTTCGGGACACTAGAAGGAGGGTATTTGAGGGAAGAAAGTGACTATCATATTTATAGCAGTAAGCTTCAGAAAAGTCAGTTTGCGGAATCTTCAATCAAGAAAATGTATCCCAACCCAGTTAAATCTGGACAGCCAGAATACGTAGTTCTGGATTCAGAAATTGAATATCCTGACCAGTTGGTTGTAGAAGTAAGCAATCCAATTACATCGGAATGGAGACAAGTAGATGGGAAATACGAAAGCGGGCGGATACAACTAGATACCTCGGGATTTAAATCTGGAACTTATTATGTGCGGATTTCTTATCCGGGGAAAGAAGTACAGATCCATCGATTAATTGTGAAATAG